CGCCCTGAACCGTCTCCACTGGCTGCAAGGGATGAAGCTGCGTGAAGCCCGGCAGGGCGGCCATCTCCTCGTCGATTTTGGGGTTATACTTCATCGTGCAGGAGCCTAGGGGATAAAATCCGTCGTTGACACCATAGACCTGCTTGCAAAGCGCGGTGTAATGCCGGAGCAGCTCATTCTCAGAAACCTGGGGCAGGTGCAGCGGTATTTCACGCGCCTCTGGCAGACATGCCTCCGGCACATCGCAGGCAGGCAACAGGCTGAGACCGCGCCCCTCAGCGCCCCGCTCAAAAATCAACTTCATATCAAAGCGCCTCCTTTACAATCGCCGCGGCGCGGTCCAGCTCCTCCCTGCCGACCACCTCCGTCACGCACCAGAGAAGGCCGCCCTCCACCATCTGGCCGCCCAGGATTCCCTCCCGGGCCAGGGCATCCAAGATTCTCTCGCCGCTCTCGGGATCTGGCAGCTTGGTGACAAACTCATGGAAAAATTCTCCCTGGTACAGAAGATCCAGGCCGATCTTTTGCAGCTCTTGAGCAAAATAGTGCGCCTTTGAAGCACAGAGGCGGGCACACTGTTTCATTCCTCTTTCCCCCATGGCCGCCATGTAAACACCAGCGGCGAACGCACACAGTGCTTGGTTGGAACAGATATTGGAAGACGCCTTTTCACGGCGGATATGCTGTTCCCTGGCAGAGAGGGTCAGGACATAGCCTACGTTTCCGTCCCCGTCATGGGTCTGACCCACGATCCGCCCTGGCAGTTTTCTCGTCATGGCAGAGGATGCCGCCATAAAGCCAAGATAAGGTCCTCCAAAGGCCAAGTCCAGTCCCAGCGGCTGCCCATCGCCCACGGCGATGTCCGCTCCGCACTCACGAGGTGTTTTGATCAGCGCACAGGCAATGGGGTTCACACCCATGACAAACTTTGCGCCCTTTTCATGAACCAGGGCGCCGATGGCGCTGGCATCT
This genomic window from Pusillibacter faecalis contains:
- the gcvPA gene encoding aminomethyl-transferring glycine dehydrogenase subunit GcvPA, whose amino-acid sequence is MGSYLPHTEEERGEMLEAIGVHTIEELYRSVPQEMLLSAGLDLPEGMSELEVRTKVSSYAQKNRVFQTVLRGAGAYRHMIPSVVKAVMSREELVTCYTPYQAEISQGVLQGIFEFQTMICELTGMDVSNASHYDAATAAAETIPMCRDRRRNKAYVSAAVNPQVIETMRTYCFASGTELHVIPARDGRTDIGALRGVLGADAACFYLQQPNYYGMLEDASAIGALVHEKGAKFVMGVNPIACALIKTPRECGADIAVGDGQPLGLDLAFGGPYLGFMAASSAMTRKLPGRIVGQTHDGDGNVGYVLTLSAREQHIRREKASSNICSNQALCAFAAGVYMAAMGERGMKQCARLCASKAHYFAQELQKIGLDLLYQGEFFHEFVTKLPDPESGERILDALAREGILGGQMVEGGLLWCVTEVVGREELDRAAAIVKEAL